Proteins encoded in a region of the Polynucleobacter antarcticus genome:
- a CDS encoding efflux RND transporter periplasmic adaptor subunit, which produces MTPLRRRMTIMLCGVLLLLGLIFGFNQLKIAMIKYFIGGMGLPPATVSTMVISTSEWQPKLTSVGNVRAFRGVDLSTEIGGLVQSVPVKSGMDVKEGELLIKLNDNSDVAQLNSLKALADLAKVINERDKQQLDIQAISKNVFDTSKADAASKQAQVEQQIALVAKKNLKAPFSGRVGIVMMNPGQYVNSGDKLLTLQTLDPIFVDFNLPQSNASQIQVGQEITVTTDAFKDDSFVGKVTAVSPKVDTNTRNIQIEARLANPDKKILPGMFANVNVKLGDEVKLLTLPQTAITYNPYGSTIFIAKATGKKDKQGNPGLEAQQVFVTTGPTRGDQVAILKGVDEGMTVVTSGQLKLKNGTPLIVNNKVQPANAPNPQPQE; this is translated from the coding sequence ATGACTCCATTACGCCGTCGTATGACCATCATGCTTTGTGGCGTGTTGCTATTGCTCGGCTTAATTTTTGGCTTTAACCAGCTCAAGATTGCGATGATCAAGTACTTCATTGGAGGCATGGGCCTACCTCCCGCAACGGTTTCAACCATGGTAATTAGTACGAGTGAGTGGCAGCCAAAACTCACTAGCGTGGGAAATGTACGTGCATTTAGAGGGGTAGATCTCAGTACTGAAATTGGTGGTCTTGTGCAATCAGTCCCCGTTAAATCTGGCATGGATGTCAAGGAGGGTGAGTTACTCATTAAGCTCAATGACAATTCTGACGTTGCCCAACTGAATTCTTTGAAGGCACTCGCAGATTTAGCTAAAGTTATTAATGAGCGAGATAAACAGCAGCTTGATATTCAGGCTATTAGTAAAAATGTATTTGATACTAGCAAAGCAGATGCCGCTTCGAAGCAAGCTCAGGTAGAACAGCAAATCGCCTTGGTTGCCAAGAAGAATTTAAAAGCACCATTTAGCGGACGAGTGGGCATAGTAATGATGAACCCCGGACAGTATGTCAACTCTGGCGATAAGTTACTTACCTTACAAACTTTAGATCCTATTTTTGTGGACTTTAATTTACCGCAGAGTAATGCCTCACAAATTCAGGTTGGACAAGAGATTACTGTCACGACCGATGCGTTTAAGGATGACAGTTTTGTGGGCAAAGTGACGGCAGTCAGCCCTAAGGTGGATACCAATACTCGCAATATTCAGATTGAGGCACGGCTGGCTAATCCGGATAAAAAAATATTGCCAGGCATGTTTGCCAATGTAAATGTGAAGTTAGGAGATGAAGTAAAGCTACTTACTCTTCCTCAAACAGCGATTACCTATAACCCTTATGGCTCAACTATTTTTATTGCTAAGGCAACCGGTAAGAAAGACAAACAAGGCAATCCTGGATTAGAGGCACAGCAGGTCTTTGTCACCACAGGTCCTACCCGTGGCGATCAAGTGGCTATCTTAAAAGGAGTTGATGAGGGTATGACGGTGGTAACAAGTGGTCAACTTAAGCTCAAGAATGGCACTCCCTTGATTGTGAATAACAAGGTGCAGCCTGCTAACGCACCAAACCCACAGCCCCAGGAGTAA
- a CDS encoding efflux transporter outer membrane subunit, whose product MFASIDCSLARLSPLLFAGLLSACAVGPDFKQPDAPKTTTYTESTLSKTLATAPGVPGGTEQEFLEGADIEAQWWALFKSPELDALIKKALQQNPNLGAADAALRASQANVSAQVGGQYFPAIGLGGGVNRQLQPSAIYGLPYGSDTYNLYNASVNVTYSLDVFGRARRTVEGARAQAEIAQFQLEGAYLSLTANIVTGAVREAALRAQMQATEEILKAQTNLAEVTEKQLVIGTVSKVDVTSQRTLVSSSQVDLFNYERNLAFARNQLAVLVGELPSNANLTKFDLGTLHLPQKLPLSVPSSLVRQRPDVRAAEAQLKATNAFVGVATANLLPQFTITGAIGSAALTSDALFGPNSALWSIAGGILQPLFQGGRLLAQRRGALANYDQAVFQYQATVLKAFQEVADALRALETGAQALKSASDAERYAGETLDLVQQQYKLGTASYLAVLYYQNQYQLAKVKSVSAQATRFSDTAALFAALGGGWWNRSGPAFQPKDIANKDQNETSGNN is encoded by the coding sequence ATGTTTGCTTCAATAGATTGTTCTCTTGCGCGCTTATCTCCGCTGCTCTTTGCAGGGCTTCTCTCTGCGTGTGCAGTGGGCCCCGATTTTAAGCAGCCGGATGCACCAAAGACTACTACCTATACTGAGAGTACGCTTTCTAAAACATTAGCGACTGCACCCGGTGTGCCCGGTGGTACCGAGCAAGAATTTCTAGAAGGAGCCGATATTGAGGCGCAGTGGTGGGCTTTATTTAAATCTCCTGAACTTGATGCCTTAATCAAAAAAGCCCTGCAACAAAATCCAAACTTAGGTGCTGCCGATGCTGCCTTGCGCGCCAGTCAAGCCAATGTCAGTGCCCAAGTTGGTGGGCAGTATTTTCCCGCAATTGGTTTGGGTGGAGGGGTGAATAGGCAACTACAACCCTCTGCAATTTATGGCCTGCCTTATGGCTCAGACACCTACAACCTATACAACGCATCTGTCAATGTCACTTATAGCCTAGATGTCTTTGGTAGGGCGCGGCGAACAGTAGAGGGCGCTAGAGCCCAAGCGGAAATTGCGCAGTTTCAGTTAGAAGGTGCTTACTTATCTTTAACAGCCAATATTGTGACTGGGGCAGTACGTGAAGCTGCACTGCGTGCACAGATGCAAGCTACGGAAGAAATTCTGAAAGCACAAACAAATTTAGCTGAGGTTACTGAGAAGCAGCTTGTAATCGGTACCGTTTCTAAAGTGGATGTGACATCCCAAAGAACCCTCGTATCTAGTTCACAAGTGGATTTATTTAATTACGAACGTAATCTTGCTTTTGCGCGCAATCAACTCGCTGTACTGGTGGGTGAACTGCCGAGCAATGCCAACCTGACGAAGTTTGATTTAGGCACCTTACACTTACCGCAGAAGCTACCACTCTCTGTACCCTCTAGCTTAGTGCGTCAGCGGCCTGATGTCCGTGCAGCAGAAGCACAATTAAAGGCAACGAATGCTTTTGTGGGAGTAGCGACTGCAAATTTATTGCCACAATTTACTATTACTGGTGCCATTGGCTCAGCCGCATTAACGAGTGATGCGTTATTTGGCCCTAATTCCGCATTATGGTCGATTGCGGGCGGTATTTTGCAGCCTCTGTTTCAGGGCGGACGCCTTTTAGCTCAGCGACGTGGCGCTCTCGCAAATTATGATCAAGCTGTTTTCCAGTATCAAGCTACTGTACTTAAAGCCTTTCAAGAAGTAGCGGATGCATTGCGTGCGCTCGAGACGGGTGCACAGGCTTTGAAGTCCGCATCCGATGCAGAGCGTTATGCCGGTGAAACTTTAGATTTAGTACAGCAGCAATATAAGTTAGGTACAGCAAGTTACTTAGCTGTGCTGTATTACCAAAATCAATATCAATTGGCTAAAGTGAAATCCGTATCTGCACAAGCCACTCGCTTCTCTGATACGGCAGCATTATTTGCAGCATTAGGCGGAGGCTGGTGGAATCGAAGTGGCCCAGCCTTTCAACCAAAAGACATAGCGAACAAAGATCAAAATGAAACTTCTGGAAATAATTAA